One Gadus chalcogrammus isolate NIFS_2021 chromosome 4, NIFS_Gcha_1.0, whole genome shotgun sequence DNA segment encodes these proteins:
- the LOC130381053 gene encoding vascular endothelial growth factor C-like, producing the protein MLKLVLLLWLVTRTLTSGPDFYDYFQSGDMGTESPGGGGGGGRGLDSVSNLDELLQLLHPEASRLQLCLRRRSQTPTSLLLHPAGGAQEEEQVEEALWGNPRQEALRRADGVFEVVLEELQRTACRPREVCVEVSKEAPEPSSRQYLPRCVALHRCGGCCHHEGVACTNTSHHLVNKTVLELSPLMERLVVTVTFVNHTSCECVSKRPLRTVIRRHAPPLCPPPQAPCSPGLFWDAEGCECAPDDGSHPVRDLGAFATGPLALCGPRRALDDASCECVCRNGLTDSSCEPGWRLDHDTCECQCEEQVEGRGCPSGQRWEAELCGCVCAARCPGDQPLNPDTCLCQCRESPQSCLRQGKRFNTHTCSCYRLPCRKSKRGCPRGFYYSSQVCQCIPTYMRPAWN; encoded by the exons tctccaggaggaggaggaggaggaggaaga GGCCTGGACTCGGTCAGCAACCTGGACGAgctcctgcagctcctccacccgGAGGCCAGCCGGCTGCAGCTGTGCCTGAGGAGGCGGAGCCAGACCCCCACCTCGCTGCTCCTCCACCCAGCGGGCGgcgcccaggaggaggagcaggtggaggaggcgctGTGGGGGAACCCCCGGCAGGAGGCCCTGAGGAGAGCCGACGGCGTCTTTGAAG TGGTCCTTGAGGAGCTCCAGCGGACCGCCTGCCGTCCCAGAGAGGTGTGCGTGGAGGTCTCCAAGGAGGCCCCGGAGCCCAGCAGCCGGCAGTACCTCCCCCGCTGCGTGGCGCTGCACCGCTGCGGGGGCTGCTGCCACCACGAGGGCGTGGCCTGCACCAACACCTCCCACCACCTGGTCAACAAGACC GTGCTGGAGCTCTCTCCTCTGATGGAGCGTCTGGTTGTCACGGTGACCTTCGTCAACCACACGTCCTGTGAATGCGTGAGCAAGCGTCCGCTGAGGACCGTCATCAGACGCCACGCGCCCCCCCT ctgCCCCCCTCCGCAGGCTCCCTGTTCTCCAGGACTATTCTGGGATGCCGAAGGCTGCGAGTGCGCCCCTGACGACGGTAGCCACCCGGTCAGAGACCTGG GCGCCTTTGCCACGGGGCCACTGGCCTTGTGCGGCCCCCGCCGGGCCCTGGACGACGCCagctgtgagtgcgtgtgtcgCAACGGCCTGACGGACAGCAGCTGTGAGCCGGGCTGGAGGCTGGACCACGACACCT GTGAGTGCCAGtgtgaggagcaggtagaggggcgGGGCTGTCCGTCTGGCCAGCGCTGGGAGGCGGAGctctgtgggtgtgtctgcGCGGCCCGTTGCCCTGGCGACCAGCCCCTGAACCCGGACACCTGCCTCTGCCAGTGCCGGGAGAGCCCTCAGAGCTGTCTGCGGCAGGGCAAGaggttcaacacacacacctgcag TTGCTATCGGTTACCGTGCAGGAAGTCCAAGCGAGGATGTCCGCGAGGGTTCTACTACAGCTCACAGGTGTGTCAGTGCATCCCCACCTACATGAGGCCGGCCTggaactga
- the LOC130380825 gene encoding cystathionine beta-synthase-like, with protein sequence MPAVPASKDPAAAAKAAGCPHAAKMVANGDGKLQVSFAAHAAPSEADLPLDAGPPAADRKWIRPDLPSRCTWRLGGSDLDSPHTHPQRVSSPNILPNILDRIGDTPLVRINKISKMFGLKCELLAKCEYFNAGGSVKDRISLRMVEDAERAGLLKPGDTIIEPTSGNTGIGLALAAAVKGYRCIIVMPEKMSMEKVDVLRALGAEIVRTPTSARFDSPESHVGVAWRLKNEIPNSHILDQYRNPSNPLAHYDTTAEEILRQCDGKVDMLVAGAGTGGTITGVARKLKERCPNVKIVGVDPEGSILAEPEDLNRTDTTQYEVEGIGYDFIPTVLDRTVVDSWFKSNDEDSFNMSRLLIKEEGLLCGGSSGTAMAAAVKMARDLKEGQRCVVILPDSIRNYMSKFLNDKWMLEKGFLREEDLMITKPWWWNLRLQGLNLCAPLTVLPSVTCQKTIKILKEKAFDQAPVVDESGVILGMVTLGNMLASVLAGKVKPSDPVSKVLYKQFKQIRLTDNLGKLSRILETDHFALVVHEQIQYLTDGSTSLKQMVFGVVTAIDLLNFVTAREKRERTLSECADDY encoded by the exons ATGCCCGCTGTCCCCGCCTCCAAggaccccgccgccgccgccaaggCAGCCGGGTGTCCGCACGCCGCCAAGATGGTCgccaacggagacggcaagctGCAGGTGTCCTTTGCGGCGCACGCGGCGCCCAGCGAGGCGGACCTGCCCCTCGACGCCGGCCCCCCCGCGGCGGACAGGAAGTGGATCCGCCCCGACCTCCCCTCCCGATGCACCTGGAGGCTCGGGGGGTCCGACCTCGACTCCCCCCACACGCACCCGCAGAG AGTGTCAAGCCCCAACATCCTGCCCAACATCCTGGACCGCATCGGGGACACGCCCCTCGTCCGCATCAACAAGATCTCCAAGATGTTCGGACTGAAGTGCGAGCTGC tggccAAGTGTGAGTACTTCAACGCGGGCGGCAGTGTGAAGGACCGGATCAGCCTGCGGATGGTCGAGGACGCCGAGCGCGCCGGACTCCTCAAACCCGGGGACACCATCATCGAGCCCACCTCCGGAAACACAG GCATCGGCCTGGCGTTGGCCGCGGCCGTGAAGGGGTACCGCTGCATCATCGTGATGCCTGAGAAGATGAGCATGGAGAAG GTGGACGTGCTGCGGGCGCTGGGCGCTGAGATCGTCCGCACGCCGACCAGCGCGCGCTTCGACTCCCCAGAGTCCCACGTGGGCGTGGCCTGGCGCCTGAAGAACGAGATCCCCAACTCCCACATCCTGGACCAGTATCGTAACCCTAGCAACCCGCTGGCCCACTACGACACCACGGCCGAGGAGATCCTGAGGCAGTGTgatg GTAAGGTGGACATGCTGGTCGCGGGGGCGGGGACGGGAGGCACCATCACCGGCGTCGCCCGCAAGCTGAAGGAACGATGCCCCAACGTCAAG ATCGTGGGCGTGGACCCTGAGGGCTCCATCCTGGCTGAGCCTGAGGACCTGAACCGGACCGATACGACCCAGTACGAGGTGGAGGGCATCGGATACGACTTCATACCCACCGTGCTGGACCGGACC GTGGTGGACTCCTGGTTCAAGTCCAACGATGAAGACTCCTTCAACATGTCCCGCCTCCTCATCAAGGAGGAGGGGCTTCTGTGTG GCGGGAGCTCCGGGACGgcgatggcggcggcggtgaaGATGGCCCGGGATCTGAAGGAGGGCCAGCGCTGTGTGGTCATCCTGCCGGACTCCATCCGCAACTACAT GTCCAAATTCCTCAATGATAAATGGATGCTCGAGAAGGGTTTCCTGAGGGAAGAAGACCTGATGATCACCAAACCCTG GTGGTGGAACCTGAGGCTGCAGGGTTTGAACCTGTGCGCCCCCCTCACTGTGTTGCCGTCAGTTACCTGTCAGAAGACCATCAAGATCCTGAAGGAGAAGGCCTTCGACCAGGCTCCCGTGGTGGACGAGTCGGG ggtgatCCTGGGCATGGTAACCCTGGGCAACATGCTGGCGTCGGTGCTGGCGGGGAAGGTGAAGCCGTCGGACCCGGTCAGCAAGGTCCTCTACAAGCAGTTCAAACAG attcGTCTGACGGACAACCTGGGCAAGCTCTCCCGTATCCTGGAGACGGACCACTTCGCCCTGGTGGTCCACGAGCAGATCcagt acctgACGGACGGCTCCACCTCCCTGAAGCAGATGGTCTTCGGCGTGGTAACGGCCATCGACCTCCTCAACTTCGTTACCgccagggagaagagggagaggacccTGTCCGAGTGCGCTGACGACTACTGA
- the LOC130380824 gene encoding uncharacterized protein LOC130380824 yields MAEEGATLPELRGLDGRLESLSVKYSRHAPQIDSRAFCADFCKMVEGFCGVHGGPAPQLRVLEVALCYFFRASSFLPPHCDHVQHALSSLALSVFELLLFLDQKEFIQEALPPLTLTLQECHLALARHPNVYLLRLKALLQDGGPWGNGVLQAVLREAEVPQSQVDLFLGSEPPLFLELRVRYLLAAGRGQEAAALAHRCAAARTPSRQRAFFLQVHLAALCTTERTEQLHKEVCALGEGEVVQVVFGMEQREEEAVLLRLCRAGLRSQLVSGGHAPCLRQLVCVWGALHRRLQTSGPELLEESRQLLQEATDATAIFPFIRVLLEELGDGGLPFCVELCSRALGSGLLPDGAARSLIHKAVAGLLPRDLEVCRACALLVFFQDRSLGAYRTAVRLYSLPDQEYHAEATPVGNHLRFDLLQALKKDLVFDPEFWNVAAIRSHCQKLLSGEEQRAAREEGPEEVRCTREVRPAAPPPPTATAPQRPDSRKRPENGTASKRTRLCRGPAPPPGHASLRNKTKHAPRTAAPPRTAAPPRTAPPPRTAPPPRESGEFLRRSCWQPGRTNDGFPSGRGEPRRITRFSEKNCPKRRIRTPRWLLEDSGTLEMDARREGKKLRRKRRQQEQEEEQQAQARALVKRSASAPPRTDAKDKQSLTRHLKGLSLDYLRPASPARVVLELSLPDNELTDIFTEESRRNGLPPALPYPPSPWPPGPQPADRPPRLKHVVIRASDQVSLARQLHCYSRRNKHLAAAATGEVQSAPSVVTRSSSQAPPTKGRPRVPRSKPLVEMKVTIASHAPVRTRAGQSQLGGRAHAQALSAGSRPADNKASPVGQRPLAPGCTAVKTARSPSPDADTKPSLDNGAREVGPSNARKDLAALQPGDVSEPARTDAAADGPSAEARHDGGRHGGDAAACGASDPLGRRGEEDLHGLRLLSETVSALAPQSVPEASGEAVEERSLPAQRSPSLGSGPDSPPDRSACSPSAPGSGEERAREAGSGEPRLEHRCSLCDKVFRGKRVAVHAMFHYRRHQCMFCRTPLKHGHLAMLHVSEHIDALKRREAEREERGGGRREGSEALRSTGPPQAAGGQRRPRTPLTPAASAACSPSGSRRLRSDGSVSKGSPAPSPGAKVNGHLKGPAPHQQRPPLPVLEDKPATTDPPPSEPPRPSTQTAGRLEAGSAVAAETCCPVAGCPWRAALSRSSVALLYHALEAHPRDHAPLRLAFSAFDGQCSVCLRVLWSFQHYRHHVERHRLAPRHPCLHRGCGARFRTGMEMRRHSRRHRPLQAGCCVPGCSRLFICLWALNLHEREHYTAGGDAEPAEARGAADPGARRTGARPDPAQATPARAKSRLKVSERAAEAEPHSEVRAGGSGTRRSPGSRRVQGPAHCAAGPRSAASHKQRRTPSRQRAEPIQPAPVASGNRMRRGLSGRPVKLDTDGHKTKNPPAPLTEASTTSAVQKPARKREAGLILAEERQSYHKSRLTSTFHEESPPLTSKEQEKSAPLDQEQLAPLDQEQSAPLDQKQLAPLDQEQLAPLDQEQSAPLDQEQSAPLDQEQLAPLDQEQLAPLDQEQLTLLDQEQSSTFDQKESAPLDQEQSATLDQKQLAPLDQKQLAPLDQEQLAPLDQEQLTLLDQEQSSTFDQKESAPLDQEQSATLDQEQSAPLDQEQSAPLDQEQSAPIDQEQSAPLDQEQSAPLDQEQSAPLDQEQSATLDQEQSAPLYQEQSVLLDQEESAHLDQEHLAPLDQEQSAPLDQEQLAPLDQEQSAPLDQEQSAPLDQEQSATLDQEQSATLDQEQSATLDQEQSAPLDQEQSVLLDQEQSVLLDQEQCVLLDQEQCVLLDQEQSATLDQEQSAPLYQEQSAPLDQKESAHLDQKESAHLDQEESAPLDQEESAPLDQEASAPLDQEASAPLDQEASAPLDQEASAPLDQKASAPLDQEESASLASKKQEQSSSLTSTEQEQSSSLTYTEQEQSASLTSTEQEQSASLTSTEQEQSAPLDQEQSALLDQEQEQSAPLASVDQEELAPLDQEQLAPLDQEQSAPLDQEQLAPLDQEQSAPLDQEQSAPLDQEQSAPLDQEQSAPLDQEQSASPDQEQSGPLDQEQSAPLDQEQSAPLASPDQEQLKIHQASKKHKPISAAPKNSDVDLVKKGRVAHLNSGPKSKAASTGNAPKSKCGTQTKMKDLKVGKVTKTASVTKAIKTASVTKATKTASVTKTTETASVTKATKASSVTKAKRAPSVAKVTKSTAVAKAPKAPSVAKATKAHSVAKATEVTAVAKATEVTAVTQTCDTPQEAPATEPSPAGPHQRGAGDGVGYTVLINGAAAVKRRAADEATPPSYRKNYFRAPPTTYLDERFTNMPKRRKHMSMFRSAAPRSPEPQAAATRCPSCFSSFLRQDELQAHLRDHRCSGMFGFDSDEDDS; encoded by the exons ATGGCGGAGGAAGGGGCGACGCTCCCCGAGCTGCGGGGTCTGGACGGGCGTCTCGAGAGCCTGTCCGTGAAGTATTCCCGCCATGCGCCGCAGATCGACAGCCGCGCGTTCTGCGCGGACTTCTGCAAG atggtgGAGGGGTTCTGTGGGGTCCATGGCGGCCCTGCCCCCCAGCTCCGCGTCCTGGAGGTGGCGCTGTGCTACTTCTTCAGAGCCTCGTCCTTCCTGCCGCCGCACTGCGACCACGTGCAGCACGCCCTCAGCTCGCTGGCCCT GAGTGTGTTTGAGCTGCTGCTGTTCTTGGACCAGAAGGAGTTCATCCAGgaggccctcccccccctcaccctcaccctccag GAGTGCCACCTGGCCCTGGCCCGCCACCCTAACGTCTACCTGCTGCGGCTGAAGGCTCTGCTCCAGGACGGGGGGCCCTGGGGGAACGGGGTCCTCCAGGCCGTGCTGCGCGAGGCCGAGGTCCCTCAGAGCCAag tggaCCTCTTCCTGGGCTCGGAGCCGCCCCTCTTCCTGGAGCTGAGGGTTCGCTACCTGCTGGCGGcggggcggggccaggaggCCGCCGCCCTCGCCCACCGCTGTGCCGCCGCCCGCACGCCGTCACGGCAACGGGCCTTCTTCCTGCAGGTGCACCTCGCCGCCCTCTGCACCACGGAGCGGACGGAGCAGCTGCACaaagag gtGTGCGCGCTGggcgagggggaggtggtgcaggtggtgttTGGGATGgagcagcgggaggaggaggcggtgctgCTCCGCCTCTGCAGGGCGGGGCTCCGGAGTCAGCTGGTCAGTGGAGGACACGCCCCCTGTCTACG ccagctggtgtgcgtgtggggtgCGCTCCATCGCAGGCTGCAGACCTCAGGaccggagctgctggaggagagccGACAGCTCCTCCAGGAGGCCACCGACGCCACCGCCATCTTCCCCTTCATCAGGGtgctcctggaggag cTGGGCGATGGCGGCCTGCCGTTCTGCGTGGAGCTGTGCTCCCGGGCGCTGGGCTCCGGTCTGCTGCCGGACGGCGCCGCCCGGTCCCTGATCCACAAGGCGGTGGCGGGCCTGCTGCCCCGGGACCTGGAGGTGTGCCGGGCCTGTGCGCTGCTGGTCTTCTTCCAGGACCGCAGCCTGGGCGCCTACCGCACGGCGGTCCGGCTCTACTCGCTGCCTGACCAGGAGTACCACGCCGAGGCCACACCTGTCGGGAACCACCTGCGCTTTGACCTCCTGCAG GCCCTGAAGAAGGACCTGGTCTTCGACCCGGAGTTCTGGAACGTGGCGGCCATCCGGTCCCACTGCCAGAAGCTCCTCAGCGGGGAGGAGCAGCGGGCTGCCAGGGAGGAGGGGCCGGAGGAGGTGCGCTGCACCAGAGAGGtccgccccgccgcccccccgccccccacggcCACCGCCCCCCAACGGCCGGACAGCAGGAAACGCCCGGAGAACGGCACGGCGTCCAAACGGACGAGGCTCTGCCGTGGTCCCGCTCCGCCGCCCGGCCACGCCTCGCTgagaaacaaaaccaaacacgCCCCGAGGACGGCCGCGCCCCCGAGGACGGCCGCGCCCCCGAGGACGGCCCCGCCCCCGAGGACGGCCCCGCCCCCGAGGGAGTCGGGGGAGTTCCTCCGGCGCTCCTGCTGGCAGCCGGGCAGAACCAACGACGGGTTCCCCTCGGGCCGCGGGGAGCCGCGCCGCATCACGCGCTTCTCGGAGAAGAACTGCCCCAAGCGCCGGATCCGCACGCCCCGCTGGCTCCTGGAGGACTCGGGAACGCTGGAGATGGACGCCCGCCGCGAGGGGAAGAAGCTCCGGAGGAAACGGCgtcagcaggagcaggaggaggagcagcaggcgcAGGCCCGGGCGCTGGTCAAAAGGAGCGCCTCCGCTCCGCCCAGGACCGACGCCAAGGACAAACAAAGCCTGACCCGGCACCTGAAGGGCCTCTCGCTGGACTACCTGCGGCCCGCCTCGCCCGCCCGCGTCGTCCTGGAGCTCTCTCTGCCCGACAACGAgctgacggacatcttcaccgAGGAGAGCCGGAGGAACGGCCTGCCCCCGGCGCTGCCGTACCCGCCGTCGCCCTGGCCGCCCGGGCCCCAGCCGGCGGACCGCCCCCCCCGCCTGAAGCATGTCGTCATCCGGGCGTCGGACCAGGTCTCGCTGGCGCGGCAACTCCACTGCTACTCGCGCCGCAACAAGcacctggcggcggcggcgaccggCGAGGTCCAGAGCGCGCCCTCGGTGGTCACGCGCTCCTCCTcccaggctcctcccaccaaGGGCAGGCCCCGCGTGCCCCGCAGCAAGCCCCTGGTGGAGATGAAGGTGACCATCGCCTCCCACGCGCCGGTCAGGACCAGAGCCGGCCAGTCCCAGCTGGGGGGCCGGGCCCACGCTCAGGCCCTTAGTGCGGGCTCGCGGCCGGCGGATAACAAAGCCAGCCCCGTCGGGCAGCGCCCCCTGGCACCTGGGTGTACGGCTGTAAAGACGGCCCGGAGCCCCAGCCCCGATGCCGACACAAAGCCCTCATTAGATAACGGAGCCCGTGAGGTCGGCCCTTCGAATGCTCGCAAAGACTTGGCCGCCTTGCAACCCGGAGACGTGTCGGAACCCGCCCGGACCGACGCTGCGGCTGACGGTCCCTCGGCCGAGGCCCGACACGACGGCGGCCGACACGGAGGAGACGCGGCCGCATGCGGGGCCTCGGACCCCCTCGGCCGCCGCGGCGAGGAGGACCTGCATGGGCTGCGGTTGCTGTCGGAGACGGTGAGCGCGCTGGCGCCTCAGTCCGTCCCCGAGGCCTCGGGGGAGGCCGTGGAGGAGCGGAGCCTCCCCGCGCAGCGGAGCCCTTCGCTGGGCAGCGGCCCGGACTCGCCCCCGGACCGGTCCGCGTGTTCGCCCAGCGCGCCGGGCTCCGGGGAGGAGCGGGCCCGGGAGGCGGGGTCCGGTGAGCCGCGCCTGGAGCACCGCTGCAGCCTCTGCGATAAGGTGTTCAGGGGCAAGCGCGTGGCGGTGCACGCCATGTTCCACTACCGCAGACACCAGTGCATGTTCTGCCGCACGCCGCTGAAGCACGGCCACCTGGCCATGCTGCACGTGTCGGAGCACATCGACGCGCTGAAGAGACGGGAGGCCGAGCGCGAGGAGCGAGGCGGCGGCCGTCGGGAGGGGAGCGAGGCGCTCCGGAGCACAGGCCCGCCGCAAGCAGCAGGCGGCCAGAGGCGACCCAGGACACCCCTAACCCCCGCTGCCTCGGCCGCGTGTTCCCCCTCCGGATCCAGGCGGTTACGCTCCGACGGCAGCGTCTCGAAGGGAAGTCCGGCCCCCTCGCCCGGTGCCAAGGTCAACGGACACCTgaagggccccgccccccaccagCAGCGCCCCCCCCTGCCGGTCCTAGAGGATAAACCTGCGACAACAGACCCCCCGCCCAGCGAGCCCCCCCGGCCGTCCACACAAACCGCTGGACGTCTGGAAGCGGGGTCTGCGGTCGCCGCGGAGACCTGCTGCCCGGTAGCGGGCTGCCCCTGGCGCGCCGCCCTATCCCGGAGCTCGGTGGCGCTGCTGTACCACGCGCTGGAGGCCCACCCCcgcgaccacgcccccctgcgGCTGGCCTTCAGCGCGTTCGACGGGCAGTGCagcgtgtgcctgcgtgtgctcTGGAGCTTCCAGCACTACCGGCACCACGTAGAGCGCCACCGCCTCGCCCCGCGCCACCCCTGCCTCCACCGGGGCTGCGGGGCGCGCTTCCGGACGGGCATGGAGATGAGGCGCCACTCCCGGAGGCaccgccccctgcaggccggcTGCTGCGTGCCCGGCTGCTCGCGCCTCTTCATCTGCCTCTGGGCGCTGAACCTCCACGAGCGGGAGCACTACACCGCCGGCGGCGACGCCGAGCCGGCCGAGGCTCGCGGGGCGGCAGACCCCGGGGCCAGGAGGACGGGGGCCAGGCCGGACCCCGCTCAGGCTACCCCCGCGCGGGCCAAGAGTCGCCTGAAGGTCAGCGAGCGGGCCGCGGAGGCGGAGCCTCACTCGGAGGTCAGAGCGGGGGGTTCGGGGACGAGGAGGTCTCCAGGTTCCAGGCGGGTTCAGGGTCCCGCCCATTGCGCAGCCGGACCCCGCAGTGCGGCCTCACACAAGCAGAGGAGAACGCCTTCGAGACAAAGAGCTGAGCCCATTCAGCCAGCCCCGGTCGCCAGCGGCAACAGGATGAGACGGGGTCTCAGCGGCAGGCCGGTCAAACTCGACACCGATGGCCACAAAACGAAAAATCCTCCCGCGCCGTTGACGGAGGCGAGTACGACATCAGCTGTTCAGAAACCAGCTCGCAAACGGGAAGCTGGACTCATTTTGGCGGAAGAACGGCAGTCCTATCACAAATCAAGGTTGACCTCAACGTTCCACGAAGAGTCGCCTCCTTTGACCTCTAAAGAACAGGAAAAGTCGGCTCCTTTAGACCAGGAACAGTTGGCTCCTTTAGACCAGGAACAGTCGGCTCCTTTAGACCAGAAACAGTTGGCTCCTTTAGACCAGGAACAGTTGGCTCCTTTAGACCAGGAACAGTCGGCTCCTTTAGACCAGGAACAGTCGGCTCCTTTAGACCAGGAACAGTTGGCTCCTTTAGACCAGGAACAGTTGGCTCCTTTAGACCAGGAACAGTTGACTCTTTTAGACCAGGAACAGTCTTCAACTTTTGACCAGAAAGAGTCGGCTCCTTTAGACCAGGAACAGTCAGCAACTTTAGACCAGAAACAGTTGGCTCCTTTAGACCAGAAACAGTTGGCTCCTTTAGACCAGGAACAGTTGGCTCCTTTAGACCAGGAACAGTTGACTCTTTTAGACCAGGAACAGTCTTCAACTTTTGACCAGAAAGAGTCGGCTCCTTTAGACCAGGAACAGTCGGCAACTTTAGACCAGGAACAGTCTGCACCTTTAGACCAGGAACAGTCTGCACCTTTAGACCAGGAACAGTCTGCACCTATAGACCAGGAACAGTCGGCTCCTTTAGACCAGGAACAGTCTGCACCTTTAGACCAGGAACAGTCTGCACCTTTAGACCAGGAACAGTCGGCTACTTTAGACCAGGAACAGTCGGCACCTCTATACCAGGAACAGTCTGTTCTTTTAGACCAGGAAGAGTCGGCTCATTTAGACCAGGAACACTTGGCTCCTTTAGACCAGGAACAGTCTGCACCTTTAGACCAGGAACAGTTGGCTCCTTTAGACCAGGAACAGTCTGCACCTTTAGACCAGGAACAGTCTGCTCCTTTAGACCAGGAACAGTCTGCAACTTTAGACCAGGAACAGTCGGCAACTTTAGACCAGGAACAGTCTGCAACTTTAGACCAGGAACAGTCGGCTCCTTTAGACCAGGAACAGTCTGTTCTTTTAGACCAGGAACAGTCTGTTCTTTTAGACCAGGAACAGTGTGTTCTTTTAGACCAGGAACAGTGTGTTCTTTTAGACCAGGAACAGTCGGCAACTTTAGACCAGGAACAGTCGGCACCTCTATACCAGGAACAGTCGGCTCCTTTAGACCAGAAAGAGTCGGCTCATTTAGACCAGAAAGAGTCGGCTCATTTAGACCAGGAAGAGTCGGCTCCTTTAGACCAGGAAGAGTCGGCTCCTTTAGACCAGGAAGCGTCGGCTCCTTTAGACCAGGAAGCGTCGGCTCCTTTAGACCAGGAAGCGTCGGCTCCTTTAGACCAGGAAGCGTCGGCTCCTTTAGACCAGAAAGCGTCTGCACCTTTAGACCAGGAAGAGTCGGCTTCTTTGGCCTCTAAAAAGCAAGAACAGTCGTCTTCTTTGACCTCTACAGAACAAGAACAGTCGTCTTCTTTGACCTATACAGAACAAGAACAGTCGGCTTCTTTGACCTCTACAGAACAAGAACAGTCGGCTTCTTTGACCTCTACAGAACAAGAACAGTCGGCTCCTTTAGACCAAGAACAGTCGGCTCTTTTGGACCAAGAACAAGAACAGTCTGCTCCTTTGGCCTCTGTGGACCAGGAAGAGTTGGCTCCTTTAGACCAGGAACAGTTGGCTCCTTTAGACCAGGAACAGTCGGCTCCTTTAGACCAGGAACAGTTGGCTCCTTTAGACCAGGAACAGTCGGCTCCTTTAGACCAGGAACAGTCGGCTCCTTTAGACCAGGAACAGTCGGCTCCTTTAGACCAGGAACAGTCGGCTCCTTTAGACCAGGAACAGTCTGCCTCTCCAGACCAGGAACAGTCAGGGCCTTTAGACCAGGAACAGTCGGCACCTTTAGACCAGGAACAGTCGGCTCCTTTGGCCTCTCCAGACCAGGAACAGCTGAAAATACATCAAGCGTCCAAAAAACACAAACCTATTTCAGCTGCTCCAAAGAATTCCGATGTTGATTTGGTAAAGAAGGGAAGGGTTGCCCATTTAAACAGCGGTCCAAAGTCCAAAGCAGCCTCTACCGGCAACGCACCTAAATCAAAGTGCGGAACTCAGACCAAAATGAAAGATCTCAAAGTCGGCAAGGTAACAAAAACTGCCTCGGTCACCAAGGCAATAAAAACTGCCTCGGTCACCAAGGCAACAAAAACTGCCTCAGTCACCAAGACAACAGAAACTGCCTCGGTCACCAAGGCAACGAAAGCTTCCTCCGTCACCAAGGCAAAGAGAGCTCCCTCCGTCGCCAAGGTCACAAAATCAACCGCGGTCGCCAAGGCACCGAAAGCTCCCTCCGTCGCCAAGGCAACAAAAGCTCACTCCGTCGCCAAGGCAACAGAGGTTACAGCGGTTGCCAAGGCAACGGAGGTTACAGCCGTCACCCAGACGTGTGATACTCCACAGGAGGCCCCCGCCACCGAGCCCTCCCCCGCTGGCCCCCATCAGCGGGGCGCGGGCGACGGTGTCGGCTACACGGTGCTGATCAACGGAGCGGCCGCCGTGAAGCGGAGGGCCGCGGacgaggccacgcccccctcctaCCGCAAGAACTACTTCCGCGCCCCGCCCACCACCTACCTGGACGAGCGCTTCACCAACATGCCCAAGCGCCGCAAGCACATGTCCATGTTCCGCTCGGCGGCCCCCAGGAGCCCGGAGCCCCAGGCCGCCGCCACGCGCTGCCCCAGCTGCTTCAGCTCCTTCCTGCGGCAGGACGAGCTGCAGGCGCACCTCCGGGACCACCGCTGCTCCGGCATGTTCGGCTTCGACTCCGACGAAG acGACAGCTGA